A genome region from Nicotiana tabacum cultivar K326 chromosome 13, ASM71507v2, whole genome shotgun sequence includes the following:
- the LOC107812724 gene encoding leucine-rich repeat extensin-like protein 2 — MRPPSRLHSLFISFLVISLLSFQIYGQEGDIDLDDIKDDANKLSFENPKLRVAYIALQTWKAAMFSDPFNFTANWTGPNVCSYGGVFCAQSLTNDSIRVVAGIDLNHADIAGYLVPELGLLTDLVLFHLNSNRFCGIVPKTFSHLKLLRELDLSNNRFVGGFPKVVLSLPSLKFLDLRFNDFEGPVPSKLFDKDLDALFLNDNRFRFGIPDNLGNSPVSVLVFANNNLGGCIPASIGKMGNTLNELILMNDNLTGCLPMEIGMLKKLTVFDVSFNKIQGPLPSTVSRMRSVEQLNVAHNKLTGVIPASICQLPRLQNFTYSFNYFTGEAPVCAAARSGRVIDGEENCIAGKEDQRSAKECSSDDAKPYDCRKSQCFSRSAISPVVKPRPKPTPKPKRPPVQNKPPAPKPSPPTKPIVPIESPPPPSSKSSGSHFKRSPPPPQSTPPPSPPPPPPVYSSSPSHQHRSPPPPTHKISPVTRHAPPPPPPPSPVYYHHPSPPPPQPVYYAPPTYKPQSPPPPPPPVHYEPPTYTPQSPPPPPPVHYEPPPYTPQSPPPPPVHYEPPTYTPQSPPPPVYVTPSSPPPPVYEHPKPPTPTPSPPAGYTPPQEPSHPAPPTPPCNETPPPPPSTPHWQPKPSPPPTYNPSPSYTQSPPPPPPTYTYSSPPPPSSSPPPPTYYYSSPPPPPPSPPPPSPSPPPPSYEHVPLPPIVGVSYASPPPPVIPYY; from the coding sequence ATGCGGCCTCCTAGCCGCCTTCATTCTTTGTTCATTTCCTTTCTTGTTATTTCCCTTTTGTCATTTCAGATCTATGGACAAGAAGGAGATATCGATCTTGATGATATCAAGGACGATGCTAATAAGTTGAGTTTCGAAAACCCAAAGCTTCGTGTTGCATATATTGCGTTACAAACATGGAAAGCAGCTATGTTTTCTGACCCTTTTAACTTCACTGCAAATTGGACAGGACCAAATGTTTGTTCCTATGGTGGGGTGTTTTGTGCTCAATCTTTAACCAATGATTCTATTAGAGTTGTAGCTGGCATTGATCTTAACCATGCTGATATTGCTGGTTATTTAGTTCCAGAACTTGGTCTTCTCACAGATCTAGTTCTTTTCCACCTCAACTCGAATCGTTTTTGTGGTATCGTACCTAAAACCTTTAGCCATTTGAAGCTTCTTAGGGAGCTTGATTTGAGCAACAATAGGTTTGTTGGTGGGTTCCCTAAAGTGGTtctttctttgccttctttaaaGTTCTTGGATCTAAGGTTTAATGACTTTGAAGGGCCAGTTCCTTCTAAACTTTTCGACAAAGATTTGGATGCTTTGTTCCTTAATGATAATAGATTTCGTTTTGGCATTCCTGACAACTTGGGCAACTCCCCTGTTTCTGTTCTTGTATTTGCTAATAACAATCTTGGAGGATGCATTCCAGCAAGCATCGGGAAAATGGGCAACACTCTGAACGAGCTTATACTAATGAATGATAATCTAACTGGTTGTTTGCCAATGGAGATTGGAATGCTGAAGAAGTTAACAGTCTTTGACGTGAGCTTTAACAAGATTCAAGGCCCGTTGCCATCAACTGTGAGCAGAATGAGGAGTGTTGAGCAACTCAATGTGGCTCACAACAAGCTCACTGGTGTTATACCAGCTAGTATTTGCCAACTCCCCAGGTTACAAAACTTTACTTATTCTTTCAATTATTTCACTGGGGAAGCTCCGGTTTGTGCTGCAGCTAGATCTGGTAGAGTCATTGACGGTGAAGAAAATTGCATTGCTGGAAAGGAAGACCAAAGATCTGCTAAAGAATGCTCTTCTGATGATGCAAAACCATATGATTGTAGAAAATCTCAGTGCTTTAGCCGTTCAGCTATATCTCCTGTAGTAAAACCAAGACCAAAACCAACCCCTAAGCCAAAAAGACCACCAGTTCAGAACAAACCACCAGCACCTAAGCCATCTCCTCCTACAAAACCTATTGTACCAATTGAATCTCCACCACCACCTTCTTCCAAATCTTCGGGGTCCCATTTTAAGCGCTCTCCGCCGCCACCTCAATCAACTCCTCCGccatcaccaccaccaccaccacctgtTTATAGCAGTTCCCCGTCGCATCAACATAGAAGTCCACCACCTCCTACCCACAAAATTTCACCTGTAACTCGTCACGCTCCACCTCCTCCACCTCCACCAAGTCCGGTATATTATCACCACCCATCACCACCACCTCCACAACCAGTATATTACGCGCCACCAACATATAAACCTCAATcaccaccaccacctccaccaCCAGTACATTACGAGCCACCAACGTACACACCTCAATcaccaccaccacctccaccaGTACATTACGAGCCACCACCATACACACCTCAATCACCACCACCTCCACCAGTACATTACGAACCACCAACGTACACACCTCAATCGCCACCACCACCAGTATATGTGACACCGTCTTCACCACCACCACCAGTATATGAGCATCCAAAACCTCCAACTCCAACTCCATCACCACCAGCTGGGTACACACCTCCCCAGGAGCCATCACATCCTGCCCCACCTACCCCACCTTGTAACGAGACACCACCCCCACCACCTAGTACCCCACATTGGCAACCAAAACCATCTCCTCCCCCTACATATAACCCATCACCATCATATACCCAAAGCCCCCCGCCGCCACCTCCTACTTACACCTACTCTTCACCGCCGCCACCATCATCATCACCTCCCCCTCCCACTTACTACTACTCATCACCGCCTCCGCCGCCACCATCACCTCCACCGCCATCACCATCACCACCACCCCCAAGTTACGAACACGTTCCACTTCCACCCATTGTAGGAGTCTCCTATGCATCTCCACCACCACCAGTCATTCCATATTATTGA